A DNA window from Helianthus annuus cultivar XRQ/B chromosome 15, HanXRQr2.0-SUNRISE, whole genome shotgun sequence contains the following coding sequences:
- the LOC110912989 gene encoding PHD finger protein ALFIN-LIKE 2, translated as MEMAAISSSPRTVEEIFKDYSARRAGIVRALTYDVDEFYATCDPEKENLCLYGHPNETWEVTLPAEEVPPELPEPALGINFARDGMHKRDWLSLVAVHTDSWLLAVAFYFGARLNRNERKRLFALINEIPTVFEVVTERKHVKDKPNVDNGNKSRSSTKRTNDGQSKSTPRVYDEGYAEEEEDEHGETLCGTCGGNYSGDEFWIGCDICERWYHGKCVKITPAKAESIKQYKCPSCSTKKIRP; from the exons ATGGAAATGGCTGCAATTTCTTCCAGTCCTCGCACCGTTGAAGAGATCTTCAAGGATTACAGCGCTCGTCGTGCCGGAATCGTTCGAGCTCTCACTTACG ATGTTGATGAATTCTACGCGACTTGTGATCCAG AGAAGGAGAACTTGTGTTTGTACGGACATCCAAACGAAACATGGGAAGTAACACTTCCAGCAGAGGAAGTTCCTCCAGAACTCCCGGAACCCGCTTTGGGTATTAACTTTGCACGAGATGGGATGCACAAAAGAGATTGGCTCTCATTGGTTGCCGTGCATACAGACTCTTGGCTGTTGGCGGTTGCTTTCTACTTCGGTGCTCGTTTGAATAGGAACGAGAG GAAACGTTTGTTCGCTCTGATAAACGAGATACCCACCGTGTTTGAAGTCGTGACGGAGAGGAAGCATGTGAAGGACAAGCCAAATGTGGATAACGGCAACAAGTCTAGATCCAGCACAAAG AGGACGAATGACGGGCAATCAAAAAGCACACCAAGAGTCTATGATGAGGGTTATGCAGAAGAGGAAGAAGACGAGCACGGGGAAACCCTTTGTGGGACGTGTGGAGGGAATTACAGCGGTGATGAGTTTTGGATCGGGTGTGACATCTGCGAGAGGTGGTATCACGGTAAGTGTGTGAAAATAACACCCGCCAAAGCTGAAAGTATCAAGCAGTACAAATGCCCTTCTTGCAGCACGAAGAAAATCCGCCCGTAA
- the LOC110910932 gene encoding probable 2-oxoglutarate-dependent dioxygenase At5g05600, with protein sequence MESVGEWPEPVLCVQSLSESGNLVIPNQYIKPPSERPSVCLTDTNIPVIDMTGLISLRQETMKQVFEACREWGFMQLVNHGVKTELLDGAREIWQEFFHAPMEVKKKYANSPKTYEGFGSRLGVEKGAILDWNDYYFLNYHANCQTKWPDYPPYLRDVMEEYSKEIQRLGKVFLKVFSINLGLNEDCLQNAFGGKDIGACLRANFYPKCPQPDLTLGLSSHSDPGGMTFLLPDKRVSGLQIRKNDQWVSVKPVLPNAIIVNIGDQLQVLSNSIYKSVEHRVVVHQDEERVSLAYFYNPRNEMLIQPLSELVTSKTPALYPPMTFDDYRRFIRTKGPQGKLQVDSLKSTR encoded by the exons ATGGAAAGCGTTGGAGAATGGCCGGAACCAGTGCTTTGTGTCCAATCTTTGTCGGAAAGTGGGAACCTTGTGATTCCCAACCAATACATCAAGCCACCATCGGAGAGGCCGTCTGTATGCCTAACCGATACCAACATACCAGTTATCGATATGACCGGTTTGATCAGTTTGCGCCAAGAAACCATGAAACAAGTGTTCGAAGCGTGTCGTGAATGGGGTTTTATGCAACTGGTTAATCATGGTGTGAAGACGGAGTTACTTGATGGGGCTAGAGAAATTTGGCAAGAGTTTTTTCATGCACCAATGGAGGTGAAAAAGAAGTATGCAAACTCACCAAAGACTTACGAAGGGTTTGGGAGTAGATTAGGTGTTGAGAAAGGTGCAATTCTTGATTGGAATGATTACTACTTCCTTAACTATCATGCTAATTGTCAAACAAAATGGCCTGATTATCCACCTTATCTAAG AGACGTTATGGAAGAATATTCTAAGGAAATACAAAGGTTAGGTAAGGTTTTTTTGAAAGTGTTCTCAATAAACCTAGGATTAAACGAAGATTGTCTTCAAAATGCATTTGGTGGAAAAGACATTGGAGCTTGCTTGAGAGCAAACTTCTATCCCAAGTGCCCGCAACCCGACTTGACCCTCGGGCTATCTTCCCACTCGGATCCTGGCGGTATGACCTTTCTACTTCCCGATAAGCGAGTCTCTGGACTTCAAATCCGAAAGAATGATCAATGGGTAAGCGTTAAACCGGTACTACCTAATGCCATAATTGTAAACATTGGAGATCAACTTCAG GTTTTAAGCAACTCAATATACAAAAGTGTGGAGCATAGGGTGGTAGTGCATCAAGATGAAGAGAGGGTTTCTTTGGCTTATTTCTATAATCCCAGGAATGAAATGCTTATTCAACCTCTATCTGAGCTTGTCACCTCCAAAACACCTGCACTTTATCCGCCAATGACGTTTGATGATTACAGACGTTTCATTCGGACAAAGGGTCCACAAGGAAAACTTCAGGTGGACTCATTAAAATCTACAAGATAA